The segment ACCACGGCACGACTTTCGAGAACCCGGCCGCCAGCAGGCGTTCGCGGTGTTCTTCGAGGCTATCGGGCTTCATGACGTTTTCGATGGCACTGCGTTTTTGCGCAATCTCCAGATCGCTGTAGCCATTGGCACGTTTGAAGGCAACGTGCAGCTCGGTCAACAGCGCGTGCTCTTCGGGATCACTGAAGCGCAGTTTTTCCGAGAGGATCAAGGCGCCGCCCGGCAGCAGCGACTGTCGAATCCGTCCAAGCAGCGCCAGGCGCTCATCGGGGGCGATAAATTGCAGGGTGAAATTCAGCGCAACCACTGACGCGGGCTCAAATTCCAGCGCCAGGATGTCACCTTCGATCACTTCAACGGGCAACAACTCCTGAAACATCGAGTTCTGCCCATTGAGGTATTCGCGGCACCGCTCGACCATCGCCGCCGAGTTGTCTACCGCAATGACCTTGCAGCCTTCGGTGCGCACGTGTCGGCGCAGGGCCTGGGTCACCGCACCCAGCGAACTGCCCAGGTCGTACAGGACGCTGTTGGGCTGGGCAAATTGTGCCGCGAGCACGCCGAGGTTTTCGACAATCGTCAGGTAGCCGGGCACCGAGCGCTTGATCATGTCCGGGAACACCCGCACCACGTCTTCGTTGAAGGCGAAGTCCGGCACCTGTGCCAGGGGCTGGGCGAAAATACGGTCGGGTTCTTTGCTCACGGCGGTTCCGGCGATGGGAAATTTTAAAGGGGCGGCATTTTAGCCAAGTTAGCGCCCGGATGCGCGCTCTGTCTGATAAACCGTTCAGCGACTGTTCTGTGAGCGGACTGAGGCGCCAATGCCCCATTGGCCGAGCCAGTAAGTAAGAATGATCAGGTAGGGCGCTGCGCTGAAAGGCAGCACAAAGCGGTCGATGCCGATCAGGCTGTCCGAGACCACGAACGCCACCGCGCCCGCAGCTGCCAGCCAGGCCGAGCGCCCGGGTACGTGGGTGCCCAGGCGGGCGAGGGCGCGCCACAACATGGCGCTGATGGCCAGGGCGTAGACACACACCGGGATCAGCAAATCCCCAAGGCCCCTGGAGGCCATTACGGTCAATAAGCTGCCTCCGGCGAGCAGCGCCAGCCCCAAAGGCAACAAGGCCGGACGCCGGCAGTCCACAAGGTAGGCCTTGAGATAGGCCAGGTGGGCGAACAGAAACGCGCCCAGGCCAAACACAAACAGGTCCTGGGGCCATGCCAGCAGAATGTCACCCAGCAAGGAAAACAGCAGGCCGATGCTGATCCAGCGTCGATACGGGCTGGCCGGGGCGTCCTGGAGCCAGCCGAGCAGCATCAGCACGGGCACCGGTTTGCTCAGTAAACAGAGCAACGTGTCATGGGTGCTCAAACCGTAGAGGTAAGTGCCCGCGCCGATCACCGCCAGGATCAGCCACGCCATATCAGTTCACCGTGATCGCGCAGTCGAATACGTGTGCGGGCTCGGCTTCGGGCTCCCATGGCTGTTGCGAGGTCAGGCGCAGGCGCCCGCTGCCTGCGGCAAACACCTGGAAGCGCCAGGTCGAGAGCCCGCCACTGCCCAGCAGCTGGCCATCGTCGCTGCTTGTGTAGACCTCCGGGCCCAGGCTGCGCAGTACGCCGCCCGCGGAGTCCTGAATGGCCCAGCGATAACCGGTGGTGGGGTTGCTGGGCAGGGACACAATCAGATGCTGCCCTACGTGCAGTTGCTTGGGGCAATCACTTTGTGATTCGACAGTAACGTTATGTGCAGGCTGTTGAGCGCAGGCCGCCAGCAGGCTGAGGCCAAGCAGAGGGATAAGGCGTGCAGAAAGCATTGAAGGCTCCGGTCAGACAAACACAATGGCTCAGCATAACCCATGACGGAGGCTGCGCCATTTGTCGGCTACCGGTCAGAGACAGGCATGGGGTGGGCTGATGGTGAAATCGCCACTCATTTCCATGCTGTTGCCGTTGTGGTCCAGGCCTTCCATTGTGAACAGCCGTGCGCTGTAGCAACTCTCGACCACGCTCAGGTGCAAGGTGCCGACGTCGGCCTGGTTCAAGTGATAAACCTGGCGGCCATCGACTTCAATGCATTCGATGTAGGACATCGATTTGATGGGGCCGTGTTCGTCTTTTTTAAACCCATAAATGCCGGACTGGATATTGATGTCCAGGGTCAGGGTCACAGCGCGATAGCGGGTTGAGCCGAAGTCATCGAACTCGGCCGTGATGACAATTTTCTTTTGGCTGCTGGCGAATGTCATTTCCTGGGCAGTAAAAGCCGGGCGGTCGAGCAACTCGGCCTTGAGCTCTCCCCGGGTTCTAGGGTTGAAAACCTTCTGCCCTGGTTCGTTCTGCCTGAGGACATCCGGATTTTCATACACAGGATGATGAAGTGGCATAGTCGGTTCCAGCGTTATTTTTGTGTGATTGGGCTCTATTAACGATAGAAAGTGTGCAGGTGTCTACTGTCAGAAATGACAGTAGACGTGTCTAGAATAGATCTCACACGACATGTTGCAGGCAAAAAATGTGGGAGCGGCTTGCTCGCGATGCAGGCAGCGTAGCTTGTCAGGCAAACCACGCTGCTGCCATCGCGAGCAAGCCCGCTCCCACCGGGGTCAGGCAGCTACAAAAAACAGCCTTTAAAACAGCACCTTGGCCACATCGGTAAAGCGCTTGGCAAAGTGCACGGTGATGCCTTCTTTCAGATAATCGGGCAGTTCTTCAAAGTGACCGCGGTTAGGTTCGGGCAAGATCAGCTCGTTGATTTTTTGCCTGCGCGCCGCGATCACTTTTTCACGCACACCGCCGATCGGCAAAACATGCCCGGTCAGGGTCAGCTCGCCGGTCATGGCGATGCCTTTTTTCGGCGGCTGATTGCGCGCCAGAGACAGCAGGGCACTGGCCATGGTGACGCCTGCACTCGGGCCGTCTTTGGGCGTAGCGCCTTCAGGGACGTGCAAGTGCACAAATGCTTCATCGAAAAACTTGGGGTCGCCGCCAAACTGCTTCAGGTTGGAACTGATATAGCTGTAGGCGATTTCGGCAGACTCTTTCATCACCTCTCCCAGTTGCCCGGTCAGCTTGAAACCGCGGTTGAGGGTATGAATGCGGGTGGCCTCAATGGGCAATGTCGCGCCGCCCATGCTGGTCCAGGCCAGGCCGGTAATCACTCCGGTGCCGCTGATCACCTGCTCGTTACGGAACACCGGCATGCCCAGTGAAGCTTC is part of the Pseudomonas sp. ML2-2023-3 genome and harbors:
- a CDS encoding lysoplasmalogenase, which produces MAWLILAVIGAGTYLYGLSTHDTLLCLLSKPVPVLMLLGWLQDAPASPYRRWISIGLLFSLLGDILLAWPQDLFVFGLGAFLFAHLAYLKAYLVDCRRPALLPLGLALLAGGSLLTVMASRGLGDLLIPVCVYALAISAMLWRALARLGTHVPGRSAWLAAAGAVAFVVSDSLIGIDRFVLPFSAAPYLIILTYWLGQWGIGASVRSQNSR
- the cmoA gene encoding carboxy-S-adenosyl-L-methionine synthase CmoA, yielding MSKEPDRIFAQPLAQVPDFAFNEDVVRVFPDMIKRSVPGYLTIVENLGVLAAQFAQPNSVLYDLGSSLGAVTQALRRHVRTEGCKVIAVDNSAAMVERCREYLNGQNSMFQELLPVEVIEGDILALEFEPASVVALNFTLQFIAPDERLALLGRIRQSLLPGGALILSEKLRFSDPEEHALLTELHVAFKRANGYSDLEIAQKRSAIENVMKPDSLEEHRERLLAAGFSKVVPWFQCLNFASLIALP
- a CDS encoding protease inhibitor I42 family protein yields the protein MLSARLIPLLGLSLLAACAQQPAHNVTVESQSDCPKQLHVGQHLIVSLPSNPTTGYRWAIQDSAGGVLRSLGPEVYTSSDDGQLLGSGGLSTWRFQVFAAGSGRLRLTSQQPWEPEAEPAHVFDCAITVN